A stretch of Longimicrobium terrae DNA encodes these proteins:
- a CDS encoding type II toxin-antitoxin system VapC family toxin codes for MNMVFLDASALAKVYLDEPGTGSMRGVLDRCGDTLFVSDFVVLEVLTSIRNALRTVPATRYNSVLDCFQTDYQRFSLVDVAPEIRKTAIEMTSAFRTARARSMDVLHVATALWLQRKIALPGESVTVGTSDRDLAVLAEGCGLRTFDPSREPLATLPRARRG; via the coding sequence ATGAACATGGTCTTTCTGGATGCGAGCGCGCTGGCCAAGGTCTACCTGGATGAGCCGGGGACGGGGAGCATGCGTGGTGTGCTGGACCGGTGCGGCGATACGCTGTTCGTGAGTGACTTCGTCGTTCTGGAGGTTCTGACCAGCATTCGCAACGCGCTCCGGACCGTGCCGGCGACCCGCTACAACAGCGTGCTGGACTGTTTTCAGACGGATTACCAGAGGTTCAGCCTGGTGGATGTCGCGCCGGAGATCCGGAAGACCGCGATTGAGATGACTTCCGCGTTCCGCACCGCGCGTGCGCGCAGCATGGATGTGCTGCACGTTGCGACCGCGCTCTGGCTGCAACGGAAGATCGCTCTTCCCGGTGAGTCGGTGACGGTGGGTACCTCCGACCGCGATCTGGCCGTGCTGGCGGAGGGATGCGGGCTGCGCACGTTCGATCCCAGCCGCGAGCCGCTGGCGACGCTTCCCCGCGCGCGCAGGGGCTGA